A stretch of DNA from Desmonostoc muscorum LEGE 12446:
TGCAAATACGTTAGCAGCTGCATCAATACTTTCAGTTTTGTATTTTCGGGATAACGCAATAGCCTCATCTTTGACCTTCTGTTCTACAATATTTGAAGAAAGTTCTGGAGCTTTTACCAGCAGTACTTCAAATTTAATTTTTCGCTCAAATCTTTTCAATTCAGTTAAGGCTCTTTCTTCCTGAGAAGAATTTAAGAAAGTTTTCGATGGCTCTTGGCTCCAGAATTTATAAATCAAAGGTTGAATTACAAATGTTTTAAACAGATTATTCACTAAGAATGGAACAATAAATAGAATTAACAAATAACGGAGAGAACTAATTGTTCTCTGACGAGAAGCGCGAAACTCTTCAACAACCTTATGCTCTGCATTTGGCTCTAGTGCTTGTTTTAGCTTTTCCAGAGTTTGTAGTATCGACCGAGGAACAAAGCTAGCTTTTTGATATTTTGGATTAGGTTTCATTCTCATTTGTTCGATAAAGTCAGGCTAGTAGTATTACCGTTGTGGCTGAACTAAAAAGCCTGAAAATAGTGTGGAGCAAAGCCAAGGAATAAGCTCCTAAAATTTACTATATATAATCAAGATGAAATTAGGATGAAATAAATCATCGAAAACTAAATATTCAATAATAAAAAATCAAACTTTTGGTCATAACTAGTTACTGTATGACCAAAAGTCTGATTAAGCTTTAAAAATAAGGAGCATGAAACTAAAATCTAGTATAGACAATTTAATTACATTGATATGCAATAGATTCAAATTTTCTTCTATTAAGTAGATTGCTTGGCTTAAGTTTTACTACAAAATTATGAAATTGACATGAAATTTTTAGAGGATTTGAGATAAAAAACTTACTCCTGTAGACAGAAGTTAATGCTGGGATAAATTCCTAAATTTAAATCTTATAACGGGAGAGCAAGTCAGGTTAAGCTATAAGATTGAATTTTCCATAAAAACCTGGATAGAGTCAAAATATTTGGGAGTTTTAATAATTAGTGAAACTTTTTTATTGATAAATATGCATTATTATTTTTTTCCAAATTCAGGAATAATTATCATTTTCCATGAGGAGATATAACTACTAAATTTGCTTGACTCAAAGTTAAAACTTTGATATAAACTAAAGGTTCAATTATTGATAATAGGGCACTTTATCTGCTTTAAACCACCCCAATATACTCAGAGGGTTGGGGTCAGTTATGGCGAGGAACAGGACTCTATGCTGAATTTGAGAAATGTATTACCAAGTTTGCCAGATAAGTAGATTATCCGAAAAAAACAGTCAATTTTAATAAGTTATCTGTGTGCCGCAAAGATTATCAAGGCGTAAACGTTTAAAGAAATTGCTAGCTTTGGTATTCAACCCTTGAGGTTGGATTCCTACGCGTAAATGATGGAGTTAGACAAACATCCATCCAAAAAGGCTGGCAATTTTCCAAACGATTGTAACTCGTCTGTGTGGGTGGCACAGCCCTTTAAAGGCATTTCAGTTGGTTGGCTGTTTTTTTATGTCCACGTACCTACAACTAAAAAAATGGCAATCAGAGACATCTTTGACAAACGATTCATCACCGACGACCTATTGGCATCTATAGTTGTATTTCTTGTCGCACTGCCTCTGTGCATGGGGATTGCGATCGCTTCGGGAGTGCCTCCAGCTCGTGGCTTAGTGACAGGAATGGTAGGCGGAATTATTGTTGGCGCGATCGCAGGTTCCCCACTACAAGTCAGTGGCCCAGCTGCTGGACTTGCTGTCATTGTCGCAGAACTGATCCGCGATTACGGCATTGAAATGCTCGGGCCTATTCTTCTGCTGGCAGGATTAATCCAATTGCTGGCGGGAGTATTCAAGCTGGGTCAGGTGTTCCGCGCCATATCTCCGGCAGTGATCTATGCAATGCTTGCAGGTATAGGCGTACTGATCTTCGCTTCTCAATTCCACGTAATGGTCGATGACTTGCCACGCGCGAGCGGAATTGAGAACCTAATTTCTATTCCCAACGCCATCTACAAGGGTATCTTTTTCAGCGACGCCAACAATCATCAAATTGCTGGAACCAGCCATCAAATTGCTGCGCTGATAGGTCTGGTTAGCATCTTCACCCTCGTAGTTTGGGATAAGTTTAAGCCTCGAAGATTGAACTTGCTACCTGGTGTTCTAATTGCTGTGGTGGTAGCAACTGCGATCGCCGCCATCATGAAGCTGCCAATTAAATACATCGATGTGCCTGCTAATCTTGCTTCTGCAATTCAATTGCCAACGCCTGGTTCCTTAACGCGCCTGCTTCAAGCACCACTGCTTATGGAAGCAATAGCGATCGCCTTAATCGCCAGTGCAGAAAGCCTACTCTCAGCCGCCGCAGTAGACCGACTGCACCAGGGACAAAAAACGGATTTTGATCGCGAACTGGCCGCGCAAGGTTTTGGCAACATGATTTGTGGAGTGCTGGGGGCGCTACCAATGACAGGGGTGATTGTCCGCAGTTCCGTTAACGTGGAAGCAGGGGGTAAAACGAGACTTGCCACGATGTTTCACGGCTTGTGGCTGCTGGCTCTGGTGATTGCTGCACCGGATTTTCTAAAGCTAATTCCTACTTCCAGTCTGGCAGCGATTCTAGTTTACACAGGCTACAAGCTGGTGGAAGTAGAGAAAATCCGCAATCTAAAGCAGTACGGGCGCTTTCCTCTGGCGATTTACTTTGCCACCTTAATCGGTATTGTCGTTACCGATTTGCTTACTGGCGTGCTAATCGGCATTGTACTGTCAGCCGTCAACCTGATCTACAAAGTATCTAATCTTAAAATTCACTTTGAAAAAGATGAAAAAAATCAACGGATTGATATGCACTTAGAAGGAGCGGCAACATTTATTCGGTTGCCAATGCTTGCAAAAGCCCTAGAACAGGTTCCACCAAGAACTGCACTGCATCTGCACCTAGAAAAGCTATCTTACATTGACCACTCTTGCCTCGACTTGTTCTCAGTGTGGGAGAAGCAACAGAAGCAGACGGGAAGCACCCTCGTCGTGCAGTGGGATGGTTTGGTGGAGCGCTACCGCCAACCGTTTGTCATTGGGCGATCGCAAAGAGCGACGTAGAAATCTTCGCTGTCTGCTTATTCCGGAGAGTGGTGCTAGACAGCATTAGACAAGCATTACTACCAACCAGCTTGGACATTAGTTTGCGAAATTGAGCCACTCTTTGCACTAAAGTCGCGCAGAATCGAGAGCAACGCGATTTTGTAGGGTACACTCTAACCTAATATTCAAGTCGTACATTTAGGTGTTTTTGTCTCTAAGTATCTAATTATAGCAATTCCCAGTTGAGTGAGGTACAGAATCAATGTTTTTAAACGCAGAGGGACGTAGAGGAAAGCGCAGAAGCAATATGACAATCTCCATCTTCCTCACAAATGCCTAACTCATCTTTTATTTCCCGACAACTCTATTTATTGTTCTCTTCAAAGACTTAATGGAGACATCCCAACATGAGTTTGACTGAAAAACTTCAATCTGTATTTGTCATCATTGCCATCTTAATTGGGCTGATACTGGGACAAATCAAATGGGTTGAGGAAAATGCTGTATCTTTGATTGTTCCATCCTTGATGGTCATGCTCTATGGGGTATTTCTAAATATTCCACTTAATCGTTTAGGTCAGGCATTTCAAAACTACAAGATGACCGGACTTATTTTGGGAATGAACTTTATTTGGACACCTGTTTTTGTTTGGGGATTGGGAGCTATTTTCCTACGGGACTCTCCCGATCTTTGGGTTGGGCTAATTATGCTGATGGTCACACCTTGTACTGACTGGTATCTCATTTTTACAGGGATTGCCAAAGGAAATGTTGCTTTAGCTACAGCCTTCCTTCCTTGGAATATGATCTTGCAAGTGGTTCTCCTACCCGTCTATCTGTTAGTTTTTGTTGGAAAATTGGTGCAGATTGATACAGCGATTTTTCTCGAAAGCATTGCGCTGGTTTTAGTTGTTCCTATGCTTTTAGCGTTTATCGCTAAGTGGTTAATACCAAAGGTAAACGGGTTTTGGCGTGAAATTCCACTGAAAATAGCAGCAGGGCAAACGCTATTTCTGTGTTTGGCAATTACAGCGGTATTTGCCTCGCAGGGGCAAACCCTAATTCAGCGTCCAGATGTACTGCTAAAAATGTTACCACCTATCCTTATTTTCTATGTAATTACCTTTTTGCTGACTCAAGTAATCTCACGATTCGGCAACTTTAGTTACGAGGATTTTGCTTGCTTCAGTTGCACAACACTTGCACGCAATTCACCCCTTGCATTAGCGATCGCTACATCTGTTTTCCCTGATCGTCCTTTGATTACCCTTGTTTTAGCTATTGAACCACTTATCGAACTGCCTGTCATGGTGCTAGTCTCCCAGTTGTTGCTCTTTCTGCGTCGTAAAGGGCAGTATTCTCAGATGGAGAGATAGCTAAATTGGCGTTATAATCTCCCTACCTGACCCAGTTATGATTTTGTTCAGCCCACATCGTTCGTAAAAGATTGACAGTTAGAGTGTTGCATAAAAAGAGGAATTGGCGTCCATGACGTTATAGTTTGCAGTTCCTTGCACCAACAGTTGCAACACATTCATCGAGATTAGAACAGTTGCAGTTCACCATAACTAGTAGATGTAGCTAAGAGTGTAGAAGAGTGTACCCGTTACTAAATACCCAACAATTGACTTAAACTAGGTTATCAGGAGCAAAAGGACATTGGTAACTCGGATCGCCTATTTCCACCTGAATGGTTGGGTGTTCAATGCTGAAATTGTCGTGAAGCTCACGGACTACCCGTGCTAAAAAAGTATCACCGGGATAACCTGCTGGGATGACAAGGTGAACAGTGAGTGCTGTTTCTGTGGTACTCATTGCCCAAATATGCAAGTCGTGAACTTGAGCCACGCCAGGGAGTTCGGTTAGATAAGTACGGACAGCCAAAGGTTCTATTCCTGCTGGTACAGCATCTGTAATTAAATTCAAGGATTCCTGTAAAAGTCCCCAAGTGCCAGCTACAATCACCACAGTAACAATCAAACTCACCGCTGGATCAAACCACAGCCAACCTGTAGCAATAATTGCAATACCAGCCAGTACAACCCCTACAGATACCGCAGCATCTGCAACTAGATGTAAGAATGCGCCTCTGATGTTCAAGTCACTTTTACGCCCCGACAAGAACATCAAAGCACTTACTGTGTTAATGACAATTCCTATAGCTGCTACTGTAATTACTATTCCTCCTGCTACTGGAGCAGGTTCACGAAACCGTTGAATTGCTTCCCAGCCAATACCGCCAGAAACAACTAGGAGAAAGGCGGCGTTCAAAAGCGCAGCCAAAATTGAAGAACGGCGCAGCCCGTAGGTGCGACGTGATGTCGGGCGACGACGGACGAGGATGCTTGCTCCCCAAGCAAGTAGTAAACCCAGAACATCGCTTAAATTGTGACCTGCATCGGCAATCAAGGCAAGGGAGTTAGCAACAATGCCATAGGTTGCCTCAATGACGACAAATCCTGTGTTGAGGGCAACACTGATAATAAAGGCACGGTTGTAATTACTGCCACCGTGGTCGTGTCCGTGACTATGATTATGAGACATGACTGCCTTTCACACTCCGGTGGAGAGAACTTCTATGGTTTGACAAGTAACGAACTTGTCTTTAAGCATATGTTTGACTAAGGAAAAAAATTCGGTTATTGCAGTTTCACTATCAATAACCGTAACGAGAAGCGGTAGTGCAGAGGACTCAGTAGACGGATCTAGCTTATTTAGAGTACGAAAAACGCCATGTTTGCCATATCCAGAAATTGCCCGCACTACCGTTACCCCTGTTAATCCTTGTCTGCGAGCCATTCCGAGTAGAACTTGATGAAGGGGTTGATGTTCCCAACAATCCAACTCGCTAACATAAATTGTTAATTGTTTCCATGTTGTCATGATAATTTTTTTATATTTACGAATATGTAAAGATAATTTTTGACTGAGATACTAAGTAGGTAGACAGGAATAAATAGACGTGGTAATGGAAGGCTTTGGCTATCTCAGCTTTTCAAAAATTAAACGGGATTGCTATATCTCCCTTTCATCTTAATAATAGGGATTATTCTAGTTTTGAACTTTGCCTAGTAACATACAAGCAGTTGACCGAAAACGAAAAGGATACAAGCCCCTAAATTTATTTATGGAGAAGCAAAAAAATGTATTTCGAGATGCACAGCGCAAGAAATACGAAGTCCGTTTACAAGCCCCTAAATTTATTTATGGGGATCATTAATTTTGAATTTTGAATTTTGAATTTTGAATTCGGAGCGTTCGCCCCTGGCGTCTCGTAGAGAAGCGACGTGACTCTTGTTATTTATAGAATTAGGGACAGTAGTTAAATAATGAAATAAACTCATTTGAAACATAACTGTCCCGCAAGCAAGACAAACTTGCTATTGATTAAAATTAAACCGACCGTTTAGCTTTTCACCGCCGACATCCGCAGTAATTTTCACCTGATATTGACCAGTTGCTTGTTCTGATACTTCTGCTTCGTAAAGTTTACCATCAGCGTTATATGCAAGAGGTATCGACTTTTGTTTTCCATCTGGTAGTTGAATTGCAGCTGTAACTTGAGCATTAGAAACTACCTCATGCTTCTCGCCTTTTTTCAAATAAAAATCTAAATGAGTTCCTTTATCTTCTTTTTCTGTGACTAACTCTAAATGATATTGACCTGATTCAACAACTTGACCACCATGTGAATGTTCTTTACCTTCTTGTGATTCATCGTTTTTATGAGAATGGCCTTTTTCATCATGTTCTTTGGATGAATCACCTGATTTAGTAGCTTCGGTTTTTGAAGTATTTGCTGCTGGATTTGTAGTAGATTCCGTGTTACTGCTTGAATTATTTTCTTGACTTCCGCCATTACAAGCTCCCAAAAAAAGTAATCCTATACTTGTAAAAGCAACCAAACCTAATTTTAATGATTTCATGGGTTTACTCCTCATCACTTGTTAGTAATTGAAACACAATTTGGTATCTGAACAGTTGGCAAAAACATAGAAAAATAGTCTTAAATACCAATTTACACGCATTACAGCTACAAATCATTCCTCCCTTGCCGCCTGCTCCCTTGCTGCCCATTTGTAGCAACCTGAAAGTGAAATGGTATAAACCAGTTAACAAGGAGCAGGTAAAGGGTACGGCGTTATCAGCCCCAGAAAATATGAGGTTTTTACCTCATGCAGTCGAACCTTGGGTAACTTCAATATCTTGTATTGGTGTGGTCTTTCTCGGCACCAAAAATTTCCTAAACTGCACATAGGAAGCTGGAAGTACTAACAGGGTTAAAGCAGTAGAGGTAAACAATCCACCTAATACTACAACGGCTAGTGGCTGAAGAATTTCTTTGCCTGCACCACTACCAATTACCAAAGGTACCATACCAAGAGCAGATGCTAATGCTGTCATTAAAATAGCAACTAAGCGTTCCATTGAACCTTCCATCAAAACCTGCGGTAAAGGTTGTCCTTCTGCCAATCTGGCATTGTAGTTCTCAACCAACAAAAGTCCATTACGTGCTGCTACACCAAATAGAGTAATAAATCCTACCATTGAAGCTACGGAAATGATGCCACTTGTCAAGGCTATGGAAATCACACCACCAATTAATGCCAAAGGCAAATTAATTAAAATCATCATGGTTGCAGGAATTGATTTAACAGCAAAGTAAAGGATGAGTGCGATCGCCACAAATGCTAATCCCCCAGCCGAAATTAAAGTTTTCGTCGCTCCCTCTTGCGCTTCAAATTGACCACCGTATTCAATAAAATATCCAGCGGGTAATTGCACCTGTTGCTTAACTCTCTCCCGAATATCCTTAATTACAGAACCTAAATCTCGTCCAGCCACGTTGCTAGATACGACAATATAGCGGGAGACGTTTTCGCGGTTGATGGTATTGGGGCCTGTACCATAGTTGATTTTTGCGACTTGGGCTAAGGGAATTTTTTGTCCGTTGGGTGTATCAACTAGCAAATTACCGATAATTTCAATATTGTTACGGTATTTTTCTTGCAACCAAACCACCATATCAAAGGTTTGTTGTTGCTCTAATACTTGGGAAACGACTCGCCCATTCAGTGCAGTTTCTACTACCTCTGATAATTCGCCAATAGTTAAACCATAGCGGGCTGCTGCATCGCGGTCGAATTGAATTTGTACCTGTTTAATCGGTACTTGCGGTTCAAGTTGCAAATCTACTAGACCCGAAACCTGGCCCATAGCTGATTGTACTTGTTGACCAAGAGTGCGGAGTTGTTCCAAATCGGGGCCAAAAATTTTCACAGCGATCGCACTCCGTACACCTGAGAGTACCTCATCCATCCGGTGCGAAATAAACCCGCCGATATTGGGAACGACTCCGGGAATTTTTTCAAATTCTTTACGAATCGTTTCAATTGTTTCTTCTCGGTCTTTTGCCCCCTCCTCGCTGAGTTGGACATCTATTTCCGCCCCGTTTACACCAGCCACCTCAGTATCCCCCACAGCCCGTCCAGAGCGCAATTGAGCCGTTTCAACCCCAGGATTTTTTTTCAGGGCTTCTTCGATCGCTATGCCTACTTGATTAGTCGCATCCAGAGATTGACCAGGCATTAAAACTGCGGCGATCACCAAAGAGCGGTCTTGGAATTCTGGTAAAAAAACTTGCCCTAAACCCAGCATAATTACCAATGAAGCCACAAAGCCAGCCATTGCCATTCCCAAAACAATTTTGGGGCGGCGCATAGAAAATTTCAAAGCTGGACGGTAAAGTTTATGGGTTTGTTTTTCTAACCAAGTTTCTGTACTGGGTAATCTTGTATTCGTTAACAACAGGGCGCACATTGCTGGGGTTAATGTCAGCGCTACTAAGGTGGAAGCAGCAATTGACAGCAGATAGGCTAAACCCATTGGTGCAAAAATTCGACCTTCCACACCAGAGAGGGCGAAAATCGGTGCAAAGACAACTGCAATAATAATTGTGGCGAAGAGGACGCTAACCCGCACCTCAACTGAACCATTGAAGACTACTTGCAGGGGTGGAATGGGATTACCCGCTAGTTGGTTTTCCCGCAAGCGGCGATAGACGTTTTCCATATCTACAATGGCATCATCCACTACTGAACCAATAGCCACCACCAGTCCGCCCAAAGTCATGGTGTTAATGCCTTGTCCTGTCCAGTTCAGAATCATCATTCCTAATAATAAGGACACGGGTAAGGCGCTCAAACTAATGATTACCGTGCGCCAATTCATCAAAAACAGAATCAGGATGACGGAAACGATGATAGTACCATCACGCAAAGCTTCTTCGACGTTTTCGATCGAGGCTTCGATAAAATCTTCCTGACGGAAAGTAGTTGTAATTTTGACATCTTTAGGCAGACCGGCTTGAATTTCCTCGATTGCTGCCTCAACTGCCTTCGTTACTTTTGGCGTATCTGCTGTTGGCTGTTTGTTGACTGTCAAAATTACCGCTTTTTTACCCGCAAAACTGCCATCGCCGCGTTTGAGTGCTGCACCAATTTGTACATCCGCCACCTGTTCCAATAGTACTGGCGTGCCATTTTTGGCTTTAATTACTGATTTTTTCAACTGCTCAATAGATTCAATCCGCCCTACCCCTCGCACCAATGTCTCTTGGTCAGGAGTAATTAAAAATCCCCCTGGTGCATTGGTGTTGGATGCTTGTGCTGCTTTGGTGACATCATCAAGCGAAACATTAAACGCTTTCAGCTTATCAGGGTTAACCAACACTTGATACTGACGCTCATCCCCACCAAATACAACAATATTACTTACACCAGGGACAGCCAGCAGCCGATTCTTCACTTGCCAGTTGACAATCCGCCATACCTCCATTATTGAAGTGTTTTCGGAGGTAAAGGCGTATTTGACAGTCCATCCTAAAGGCGAACTGACGGGAAGAACCTCTGGATCTTCTACACCTTGCGGTAGTTGACTGCGTGCTTGTTGTAACCGTTCTGTCACCAATTGGCGAGCGCGATAAATTTCTGTATCCGAGCTAAAAGTCGCTCTCACAGCAGAAAGACCTACAGCCGAGGAAGAACGTAATGCTTCCAGTCCAGGGGTACCGTTGATGGCACTTTCTATTGGTCGGGTGACTAGGGACTCAACTTCTTCTGCTGCAAGTCCTGGGGCTTCGGTCATAATTTCGACCTGGGGCGGGGCAAAGTTGGGAAATACATCCAGTGGCATTTGCGTAAGGACGAGAAAGCCCCAAACAGATATGAGGATGGAAGCAATAACTATTAGCCAGCGTTGAGCGATCGACCATTTAACAATATAATCAAGCATTTTTAAACGTTTTAAGGGATGTCTGCTTGCTGTGCAGCTAAGTAAGTTTAAAGATCAAGTACTTTACCTACTCTCCCAAATGAAGATGAAATTGAGATGAAATTTTTAGCTTTAACTTAAAGTTGCCCCACGTCTGTCCCTTCGGGAAGCGCGGGATGAATTTTTGGGCATTGTTACTAAACTATCAACGGGAGCAATGCGATTTTGTGAGGTCTGGTCAAAAACAAGCGATGCCTGCGGCGGGCGTAGCCATCGCTAAAAATTATATTTAGGTACAAGGTGATTTTATTTGCAAATAAAATACTGGTTTGCACAAAAATTCATCTTGATGAAATATCTCAAAAAGATTAATAGCAAGTCATTTGACGATTTTTTATAAAAATATCTGCAATCAGCCTTTCATACTTAGTATGAATTATGTCAAAAAGTAAATTAAAGGCAAGATTAAAGTATAAAATTTATCAAGCAGCTTGGGGTTTGATAAAAGAATTAAAGATAGAACCACAAAAATTATCCCAACTTCCAGCCATCCATTGACAACGCAGATGTAAGATAATTTCTGCATTTTCTTTCAACCAAAATTTACTGTTACCCTTGATTCTTAAGTTGACAACTTGACGAATTAAACTCTCAATTGCTCCACTACCTATTGGTAGTTTTTGGTCTAGTATCTTAGCGTAATTTAAACGCCTTTCACGATAGGCACGTAAAAGGTAATTTCTCTGTGTGACCATAGTTTTACAACGCTCTCCCGTAGCTTCAGATATAAATTCATCCATCTGCCTAATTATGGTCATGGCATTACTTTTTTTTAAAGTTCTCCGTGCTTTTTTAAACCAATTATTCCGCTCCTTATCATCACTAAACGCTACATCAGCAAATTTCTGTAGCCGTTCAGTAACATGGTAAAAATCAAATAATTGATAAGTCGCATCGGGAGATTTCAATTTCTTTAAAAGAGGGGGAATATGCTTCCAAATCCATTCAGCACCGTCAGCAACTAATAAAACTTGTTTTGCTTGACTAATTCCCAAACTAATCAGATGCATTTCTAAAATTGGCAAAAAGCCTTTATAGTCTTCATAAGTGCCATCATTTACAATGTTTATTTCGCCATTTTTAACTTTTTTACCCTGTTCATCAACCACATAAATTGTTAATAATTTTGGCTCAACCCATTCCCCTGTAAAGCCGTGCTTGTTTGTTTTGAGATTTTTTCTACCTTTTTTATTAATCCTAATTCTACTCCTGCCACCATCTACAGCAATCACAACTCTCTGGTCTTTAAGTATATTCCCACCAGGTAATTTACCTTGTTGCAAGTTAGATATTTTAGTTTGACGTAAATCAATGCTGATTTGACCAAATTTATATGTCAATCGTTCAATTCGTTTAAGACTAATATTAATTCCCCAATCACCCAGGATTGTATGTGCGGCTTCAAAAGAACTAGCTATGGCACCATATTTTGTAATATCTGACCAAACTAATGGGGTCAAGCCTTCTGACATTCCTAACCATTTTAGCAAGGGGCAGAATCCAACATTAGTAGATTTATTCTTCGCTTTCTTTTCTCTTTTTTGAACAACGTATGGTAATTTAAGATTTACTACAACATTACCTACTGTTAATATTTCCCTCTTCGTATAACCGTGTCTTTGTGTGTCGGTATGCCACCATCCTTTGGTTTGATTAATTGCTGTTTGATGAGCCGACTCTGATTGAGAAAGCTTATGCAATAATATGGCGATACATTGACCCGCTAAAACTAAGGCAGCCTGTCTAATTTTTTCTTCTCTTTCTTTAACTATTTTTCCAGACCACTCCTCGATATTTTTCAAATCTAAAAGGTTAGTCACATCCTTTTGAAAATCTGATAATGAATCGGCAAAATTTAAATTTGCAGATATATTTTTTTTCATAAAGGTAGATACTTCCTATTTCAAAACTATTCCTGAAAGGAAATTTTACCTTTTTTTCTAGTAGCAACAATGTACAGAAACTTTGTTTTTGGTAGCAGGTTGTATCTTCTAAGCAATATTGCTGCAACTTTTGTATAAAATACTAAATATATACGTAAGAGTTTATTAGCGATCGCTCTCCAGGTGGGGTCATCTCACAAAATCGCATTGCTCCCGTCAAAAATCAACCACTCAGGTGACCTGAGTGCAGGAGGCTGAGACTAATAAAAAATAAGACTCTGCTACCTTAAACCCTTCAATGCTGCTTTCTAGCTTATCAAGATGACCTAAAAGCACAAGGAATCAAGAGTGGTAACGTTTTAGTATCCCAATACCAAATAAGAAACCTGACTGCATTAGATGTGGTTAAGGCTGGTATCAACATTACACTCGCCCAAAAGATAGATACATTTTTGAAAAGTTGAAGCACACTTGTAGGAGCAACTTTAACTATTCAATAATGGTGTGGCAATGTGGCTGAAATATGGTGTAAATGAAGAAGGTATCTTGATATGTATTGAAGATATCACAAGAGGTAAGACTTTACTTAAGTGTCCTTACTGTCATGGGGAGTTAACTGCTAAAAAAGGCAAGATGAAAGAGCATCATTTTGCTCATCATGGAGAAACTTGTCGCCCGATAGCTAACCGAAAATTCCCTACTCTCCCACTTTATGACAATTTCAATATTCAATTTAGGACTTACGCAAAAAAACCTCTCTAACTCTTATTCCTCTGTGTTCTCTGCGTCCTCTGTGGTTCGTTTTCCGTTACCTGTGCGTAAGTCCTGCAATTATCTGGCAAGGATTTGGCACAGTTAAAACTGCTCTGGAAGGAGTACGGAGCCAAAAATTCCCCTATTAGTTCGTGCTTAGTTACTCCAGGGTTGATAAAAGCGGGAATGTTGAGAAAAAATGTTTGCATTCGACCACCTGCGTATGAATTCACGATT
This window harbors:
- a CDS encoding CemA family protein; its protein translation is MKPNPKYQKASFVPRSILQTLEKLKQALEPNAEHKVVEEFRASRQRTISSLRYLLILFIVPFLVNNLFKTFVIQPLIYKFWSQEPSKTFLNSSQEERALTELKRFERKIKFEVLLVKAPELSSNIVEQKVKDEAIALSRKYKTESIDAAANVFADILSLLSFIILCVFGNQQLTTIQLFSTDLIYGLSDSAKAFFIILATDIFVGYHSTYGWEIILENTSKHFGLPENKSLISLFIAIVPVVMDTIFKYWIFRYVNRSFPSAVATYHSMNE
- a CDS encoding SulP family inorganic anion transporter is translated as MAIRDIFDKRFITDDLLASIVVFLVALPLCMGIAIASGVPPARGLVTGMVGGIIVGAIAGSPLQVSGPAAGLAVIVAELIRDYGIEMLGPILLLAGLIQLLAGVFKLGQVFRAISPAVIYAMLAGIGVLIFASQFHVMVDDLPRASGIENLISIPNAIYKGIFFSDANNHQIAGTSHQIAALIGLVSIFTLVVWDKFKPRRLNLLPGVLIAVVVATAIAAIMKLPIKYIDVPANLASAIQLPTPGSLTRLLQAPLLMEAIAIALIASAESLLSAAAVDRLHQGQKTDFDRELAAQGFGNMICGVLGALPMTGVIVRSSVNVEAGGKTRLATMFHGLWLLALVIAAPDFLKLIPTSSLAAILVYTGYKLVEVEKIRNLKQYGRFPLAIYFATLIGIVVTDLLTGVLIGIVLSAVNLIYKVSNLKIHFEKDEKNQRIDMHLEGAATFIRLPMLAKALEQVPPRTALHLHLEKLSYIDHSCLDLFSVWEKQQKQTGSTLVVQWDGLVERYRQPFVIGRSQRAT
- a CDS encoding arsenic resistance protein, giving the protein MSLTEKLQSVFVIIAILIGLILGQIKWVEENAVSLIVPSLMVMLYGVFLNIPLNRLGQAFQNYKMTGLILGMNFIWTPVFVWGLGAIFLRDSPDLWVGLIMLMVTPCTDWYLIFTGIAKGNVALATAFLPWNMILQVVLLPVYLLVFVGKLVQIDTAIFLESIALVLVVPMLLAFIAKWLIPKVNGFWREIPLKIAAGQTLFLCLAITAVFASQGQTLIQRPDVLLKMLPPILIFYVITFLLTQVISRFGNFSYEDFACFSCTTLARNSPLALAIATSVFPDRPLITLVLAIEPLIELPVMVLVSQLLLFLRRKGQYSQMER
- a CDS encoding cation diffusion facilitator family transporter, with the protein product MSHNHSHGHDHGGSNYNRAFIISVALNTGFVVIEATYGIVANSLALIADAGHNLSDVLGLLLAWGASILVRRRPTSRRTYGLRRSSILAALLNAAFLLVVSGGIGWEAIQRFREPAPVAGGIVITVAAIGIVINTVSALMFLSGRKSDLNIRGAFLHLVADAAVSVGVVLAGIAIIATGWLWFDPAVSLIVTVVIVAGTWGLLQESLNLITDAVPAGIEPLAVRTYLTELPGVAQVHDLHIWAMSTTETALTVHLVIPAGYPGDTFLARVVRELHDNFSIEHPTIQVEIGDPSYQCPFAPDNLV
- a CDS encoding DUF190 domain-containing protein produces the protein MTTWKQLTIYVSELDCWEHQPLHQVLLGMARRQGLTGVTVVRAISGYGKHGVFRTLNKLDPSTESSALPLLVTVIDSETAITEFFSLVKHMLKDKFVTCQTIEVLSTGV